In one Paenibacillus sp. JQZ6Y-1 genomic region, the following are encoded:
- a CDS encoding AraC family transcriptional regulator, with product MISSYADIDMRLHELVCIMLRHAPEDGVYETMISGVRLRHTTQITQPVHSIASPSLYIIAQGSKTVTLANQTYHYDPLHYLVNPVHLPVIGRIEEASIQKPYLSLQLDFDMDMILDLVKPRPEPAMIQHDGGLFIDSMTSDVLDAASRLLRLLDHPTDIDTLAPLIIREILYRVLQGEQGAIFAYYAVTGSYINRILQVVDHINQHYDQPLNISQMAKEVHMSAATLHKYFKQATAMSPIQYQKTIRLQTARRLLLGSPIDAAEAGFQVGYESPSQFSREYARMFGLPPKSDSKQQAEFLIKQHYE from the coding sequence ATGATATCATCCTATGCAGATATAGATATGCGATTGCACGAATTGGTTTGCATAATGCTACGCCATGCACCTGAGGACGGTGTATACGAGACAATGATTTCAGGTGTTCGTTTACGACATACAACCCAGATTACACAGCCTGTACACTCCATCGCTTCTCCTTCCCTTTATATTATTGCCCAAGGGTCTAAGACGGTAACACTAGCCAACCAGACTTATCACTATGACCCGCTGCATTATCTCGTCAATCCCGTTCATTTGCCGGTTATCGGAAGAATTGAGGAAGCTTCGATTCAGAAGCCTTATCTTAGCCTTCAATTAGATTTTGATATGGATATGATTTTAGACCTTGTTAAACCGCGACCAGAGCCCGCGATGATACAGCATGATGGAGGGCTATTTATCGACTCTATGACTAGCGATGTACTTGATGCTGCTAGTCGTCTTCTTCGCTTACTGGATCATCCTACAGATATTGATACGCTAGCGCCGTTAATTATCCGCGAAATTCTGTATCGCGTTCTACAAGGGGAGCAAGGAGCAATTTTTGCATATTATGCTGTGACTGGAAGTTATATCAACCGGATCCTACAGGTTGTCGATCATATCAATCAGCATTATGACCAACCGCTCAACATTTCTCAGATGGCAAAGGAAGTGCATATGAGCGCTGCGACGCTGCATAAATATTTCAAGCAAGCAACTGCAATGAGCCCGATTCAATATCAGAAAACAATCAGATTGCAAACTGCGCGTCGTCTGTTACTGGGTTCCCCAATAGATGCAGCAGAAGCCGGATTTCAAGTCGGCTATGAGAGCCCATCCCAGTTTAGCCGAGAGTATGCGCGTATGTTCGGACTACCGCCCAAAAGCGATAGTAAGCAACAAGCCGAATTCTTGATCAAGCAGCACTATGAATAG
- a CDS encoding SDR family oxidoreductase — protein MSTHSKVVIVTGASSGIGKATALLLAEKGAKLVLGARGETKLAQLNKQINDSGGESIYGITDVSKREDVARLVQMAVEHYGRLDVLINNAGVMPISPLDALKVDDWEAMIDINIKGVLYGIAEALPVFRSQASGHFINIASTAAHRVVPNQSVYAGTKFAVRAISEGLRQEAGDKLRVTIISPGMTRTEYVESATDPVVRSNVEIAMPPRAVADAIAFAIEQAEQVDVSEIVIRPTAQA, from the coding sequence ATGAGTACACATTCCAAAGTGGTTATTGTTACAGGAGCTAGTAGTGGTATCGGTAAAGCGACTGCTCTTTTGTTAGCTGAAAAAGGAGCGAAGCTTGTTTTAGGCGCAAGAGGAGAAACAAAGCTTGCACAATTGAATAAGCAGATCAACGACTCTGGTGGAGAATCCATCTACGGTATCACAGATGTATCAAAACGTGAGGATGTAGCAAGATTGGTGCAAATGGCTGTCGAGCATTATGGACGATTGGATGTATTGATTAACAATGCTGGTGTAATGCCTATTTCCCCTTTGGATGCACTCAAAGTAGACGACTGGGAAGCGATGATCGATATTAATATTAAAGGCGTATTGTACGGAATCGCTGAAGCACTACCTGTTTTCCGCAGTCAAGCATCCGGGCATTTTATCAATATCGCCTCAACAGCTGCCCATCGAGTCGTACCGAATCAATCGGTATATGCAGGGACGAAGTTTGCGGTGCGCGCGATCTCCGAAGGGTTGAGACAAGAGGCGGGAGATAAGCTACGTGTTACGATCATCTCTCCGGGGATGACACGGACAGAATATGTAGAGAGTGCGACAGACCCGGTTGTTCGCTCGAATGTAGAGATAGCGATGCCGCCGAGAGCTGTAGCGGATGCAATTGCCTTTGCCATTGAACAAGCGGAGCAGGTAGATGTGAGTGAGATCGTGATCCGACCTACTGCGCAAGCGTGA
- a CDS encoding amidohydrolase family protein, which produces MKIIDAHIHFSEIEAFHDTARNLASIDYTTDGLLAEFAASNIIAAVGMGVTETTPGAFPDVKATNPMLLDLNDEMPDNVFTCVGINPETLHEPGQLEALEQSLANPQVVGFKLYAGYYHYNVGDAIYDPVYDLARKYGLPIVIHGGLTYADQGLLKYSHPLSMEETFLKHRDITFMLCHLGDPWVMDAAAMLEKNPNLYADLSGWIVGDHAKVQRLMGEQTYVDHFRRALVFAEKYDRVLFGTDWPLVPLDAWIGFIKNLIPEPHWEDVFYNNALTVFPRLREWIERQE; this is translated from the coding sequence ATGAAGATTATTGATGCACATATTCATTTTTCCGAGATCGAGGCATTTCATGATACAGCGCGCAATTTGGCATCCATCGACTATACGACCGATGGATTATTGGCTGAATTTGCAGCATCGAATATTATTGCAGCAGTGGGAATGGGTGTAACCGAAACGACACCGGGCGCATTCCCAGATGTGAAGGCGACGAATCCGATGCTGCTGGATCTGAATGACGAGATGCCAGACAATGTATTTACCTGTGTCGGTATTAACCCAGAGACGCTGCATGAACCGGGGCAATTGGAAGCATTAGAGCAATCGCTTGCCAATCCGCAGGTGGTTGGTTTCAAGCTGTACGCTGGATATTACCATTACAATGTAGGCGATGCTATTTATGATCCGGTATATGACCTTGCCCGCAAGTATGGTCTACCCATCGTAATTCATGGTGGATTAACTTATGCAGATCAAGGGCTGCTCAAATATTCGCATCCGCTATCTATGGAAGAGACGTTTCTCAAGCATCGCGATATTACGTTTATGCTGTGTCATCTAGGCGATCCGTGGGTGATGGATGCAGCAGCGATGCTGGAAAAGAATCCGAATCTGTATGCTGATCTGTCCGGCTGGATTGTCGGTGATCATGCCAAAGTACAGCGTCTAATGGGTGAACAGACGTATGTCGACCATTTTCGGCGCGCACTTGTCTTTGCGGAAAAGTATGATCGTGTGCTGTTCGGTACTGATTGGCCGCTCGTACCGCTGGATGCGTGGATTGGATTTATCAAAAACCTGATTCCAGAGCCGCATTGGGAGGATGTATTTTACAATAATGCACTGACCGTATTTCCGCGTTTGCGGGAATGGATAGAGCGGCAGGAATAG
- a CDS encoding beta-glucoside-specific PTS transporter subunit IIABC codes for MKHENTAAEVLKLVGGEKNIDSVTHCATRLRFNLKDEAVANGEAIKNVPGVMGVASSGGQYQVIIGNEVNNVYKALTQLGNFSNQQSDVPTVKKGRFTTILDTIAGIFTPILPAMIGCAMIKAVLLILKTFHLVDLDGQFNTIMTFIGDAAYYFLPILLAWSAAVKLKANVGLSLTVAGILLHPSFLALMSTGKPISFLGLPVTPATYSSSVIPIILAVWILSYVERFAEKYSPSVVKSILKPLIILIVMAPLTLIVLGPLGAIAGNYLAAGVGYINTHVGWLLSGVIGGAFPFLIMTGMHYSLGPVVLTAYAQTQKDSIVGPGMLVHNIGQGAAALAVALRTKNKAFKQVAFSTSVTALLGITEPALFGVNLRLKKPLIAVIIGGAVGGIYVGLFGVGRSALGIAGLATLPAFITENPWNLVHAAIGCVISFVVTFIMTLILGFEDIPEDTSDQATQGKSPANAGVPVESVSDRVLVAPLSGRVLELSTIKDEAFASGAMGKGVAIEPTEGKLISPVDGVISAVFPTSHAIGISSSGGAELLIHVGMNTVKLKGEHFVAHVQEGDVVKAGDLLLEFDMDAIASKGYDLTTPIIVTNSDAFADVISTDKPSIAMGEKLIQII; via the coding sequence ATGAAACATGAGAACACAGCCGCCGAGGTTTTAAAGCTCGTTGGTGGAGAAAAGAATATAGACAGTGTCACGCATTGTGCTACCCGACTTCGGTTTAATTTGAAAGACGAGGCTGTTGCCAATGGCGAAGCAATCAAAAATGTGCCTGGTGTGATGGGTGTTGCCAGTAGTGGTGGGCAGTATCAAGTCATCATTGGTAACGAAGTAAATAATGTGTACAAGGCATTAACCCAGCTCGGTAATTTCAGTAACCAGCAATCTGATGTACCCACAGTGAAAAAAGGGAGATTCACTACGATTCTGGATACGATTGCTGGTATCTTCACACCGATCCTGCCAGCAATGATCGGTTGTGCGATGATCAAAGCGGTTTTACTTATTTTGAAAACATTCCATCTCGTCGATCTAGATGGTCAATTCAATACGATTATGACCTTTATCGGGGATGCTGCTTATTACTTCTTACCGATACTGCTTGCTTGGAGTGCAGCAGTTAAGTTGAAAGCGAATGTCGGTTTGTCGTTAACGGTTGCTGGTATTTTGCTACATCCTAGCTTTCTGGCATTGATGTCCACAGGGAAGCCTATAAGCTTTCTAGGATTACCTGTCACGCCAGCGACGTATTCATCGTCGGTTATTCCGATTATTTTGGCAGTATGGATTCTCTCGTATGTAGAGCGCTTTGCTGAGAAATATTCCCCGTCAGTGGTTAAGTCGATACTTAAGCCGTTGATTATTTTGATCGTCATGGCTCCGTTAACACTGATTGTGTTAGGTCCGCTTGGTGCGATTGCAGGTAACTATCTGGCAGCAGGCGTAGGTTACATCAATACGCATGTCGGCTGGTTATTGTCTGGTGTGATCGGGGGTGCATTCCCATTCCTCATCATGACGGGTATGCATTACAGTCTCGGACCCGTTGTACTTACCGCCTATGCTCAGACTCAAAAAGATAGCATCGTTGGTCCGGGTATGCTCGTACACAATATCGGACAAGGTGCAGCAGCACTCGCTGTCGCTCTGCGAACCAAAAATAAAGCGTTCAAGCAAGTTGCTTTCTCTACTAGCGTTACTGCACTACTCGGTATTACGGAACCTGCCTTATTCGGGGTCAACCTACGCTTGAAAAAGCCATTAATCGCGGTCATCATCGGGGGAGCGGTCGGAGGAATCTATGTTGGATTGTTTGGAGTGGGTAGATCTGCTTTAGGCATCGCGGGACTGGCTACACTACCTGCATTCATTACGGAAAACCCATGGAATCTGGTGCATGCAGCAATTGGCTGTGTGATCAGCTTTGTTGTTACTTTTATCATGACGCTAATCTTGGGGTTTGAAGATATACCAGAAGATACAAGTGATCAAGCAACACAAGGCAAATCGCCCGCTAACGCTGGAGTACCTGTTGAGTCGGTATCTGATCGTGTGCTGGTTGCACCATTATCCGGTAGAGTACTAGAGTTATCTACGATTAAGGATGAAGCCTTTGCTTCCGGTGCGATGGGCAAAGGGGTAGCGATTGAGCCGACGGAAGGCAAACTTATTTCACCTGTCGATGGTGTAATATCTGCTGTATTCCCGACTTCTCATGCGATTGGGATCAGCTCAAGTGGGGGAGCGGAGCTGCTTATTCATGTAGGTATGAATACAGTAAAGCTCAAAGGCGAGCATTTTGTTGCACATGTACAAGAAGGAGACGTCGTCAAAGCGGGCGACCTACTTCTTGAATTCGATATGGATGCGATTGCATCCAAAGGCTATGACCTTACGACGCCGATTATTGTGACGAATTCCGATGCTTTTGCAGATGTCATTAGCACGGATAAGCCTTCAATTGCTATGGGAGAGAAACTAATCCAAATCATTTAA
- the licT gene encoding BglG family transcription antiterminator LicT: MKITRIINNNVVCAVNDRRQEMMLLGSGIGFQKKKGDDVETGKIEKEFFLKSKNVTGKLYALLAQIPMEYIRVSDSIIQYAKETLHKELNENIYLTLTDHINFAVARYKQGMNFNNALLSEIKAFYSNEFRVALKALDMINQEFDIALPEDEAGFIALHIVNAELGSEMEETMRITQFIQKVLNIIRYQFKINFNESSIHYSRLTTHLKFFAYRLFNNTVVKHNDSDFLHIIKAKYAKEYECSLRIATLIRVDYGKELTEDELVYLTVHIKRVIDEETD; the protein is encoded by the coding sequence ATGAAAATCACACGCATTATTAACAATAATGTCGTCTGCGCAGTGAACGATAGGCGGCAAGAGATGATGCTTCTCGGGAGTGGCATCGGTTTTCAAAAGAAGAAGGGAGACGATGTAGAGACAGGGAAAATTGAAAAAGAATTCTTCCTCAAATCTAAAAATGTAACCGGTAAATTGTATGCTCTACTCGCGCAAATCCCGATGGAATATATTCGTGTGTCAGACAGTATCATTCAATATGCCAAAGAAACGCTCCATAAAGAATTGAATGAGAATATATATTTAACGTTAACCGATCATATTAACTTTGCAGTAGCTCGCTATAAGCAAGGGATGAATTTTAACAATGCGTTATTGTCTGAAATTAAAGCGTTCTATTCCAATGAATTCCGAGTTGCCTTGAAAGCGTTAGACATGATTAATCAGGAATTCGATATTGCTCTGCCAGAAGATGAAGCAGGTTTTATCGCTCTGCATATTGTAAATGCCGAACTCGGTTCTGAAATGGAAGAGACGATGCGGATTACGCAATTTATACAGAAGGTACTAAATATTATTCGTTATCAATTTAAGATTAACTTCAATGAAAGCTCCATTCATTATTCCAGATTGACTACTCACTTAAAATTCTTTGCATATCGCTTGTTTAATAATACGGTTGTGAAGCATAATGATAGTGATTTTCTCCATATTATCAAAGCGAAATACGCCAAAGAATATGAATGTAGTCTCCGTATCGCCACATTGATTCGAGTGGATTACGGCAAAGAATTAACCGAGGATGAACTGGTCTATTTGACCGTTCATATCAAGCGAGTCATTGATGAAGAAACAGATTGA
- a CDS encoding GNAT family N-acetyltransferase — MTINPTDIQIVEYEPRYAASIADMWNASHESWGGDNAIQTEQMILKEHHNSVHLNVFLAVNQDEVIGYCSFSHYKEDAGALYIALLNVRPDYHGQKIGKRLVLRAVEETITLGWPRVDLYTWPGNVKAVPAYKKAGFFWERRDDVTHLINLIPSVLQTPAVQSYFDQIDWYNDSVREIATQPDGEGENGFDYFVYEWRKDDLHLRMEYERTGRGLRLIETDDYLISATIPKQHRLPFGMSYPIQYEIVNKTGKPLQVDINASGNEQVDYELHQSVTVQQRETIQGSFVLKPIEQEQNPFQTHPVVEAELLINGLAAVFKLGVEPKFPVRLKLQPPHRTLYVGDQVELELSVENEYDTEETYRIRWPQHALLSFVEPELLITVPAQSRRSVMVTAQVLQYGIWHERITIDKANGDAMIHVLDQYVSLVLPHVQSAFGGETEKEWVAVNGLCHVHLNKESNSLNVYYGSEQGTVLFYPKFGLPYNDAFQKNRPVRVSFRQEDHMIMEVEYELESQQLQFTTVITLQRNGIVTRHHIVRNQMNEQRIEPLFLKEKFAISLHDSVIPYRGEFIHTSSGPDASSSDYWLVEDWSENWVFTQKDHSAWGTSWPQHLPLQRDLWHYALEHPLGVLQSGEVVTTSAITLAGGTWSRWQDFRSFAIAEGTKESLSTLPPLELVFNNGNPFVHGVAAPIQLIEHKNAVLDGKMLVESQQAQNHSHTSNDGNMSIQPQQFHMPLEEQLRQYNGSWSLESQRSGEVDVLNIHLDMDSYELKQQRLLIPVADHSVNMQIITDEHGEVHSVNNGILEFKASEAFAPTIFSLQYKGQEWLDSSYPQPGPKSWWNPWLGGLSLQIGEMSQASMLEETHTCSFTEMLDTNGNRWSGIAIDTAIRKNAKFKGLSLRQYYLTLPGVPLVASVVRVDQQTGTSLTPLNVRYWNYYKPGEDMASGKLHVRNTVGEELVYKAGKVEYDVRVLSGTARLSSSERNHHLYAISVPQDEECWGFVDAGNMLTAADNLLYLHHGQTVLTRPQFHLFTSIELADEALNDLRRIRFVSEEPTS; from the coding sequence ATGACGATCAATCCCACAGATATTCAAATTGTCGAATACGAACCGCGTTATGCTGCATCCATTGCGGACATGTGGAACGCTAGCCATGAGAGCTGGGGCGGTGACAACGCAATCCAAACGGAACAAATGATTTTGAAGGAACATCACAATAGCGTTCATTTGAATGTGTTTCTGGCAGTGAACCAAGATGAAGTCATCGGATATTGTAGCTTTTCGCATTACAAAGAAGACGCAGGAGCGCTCTATATTGCCCTGCTGAATGTACGCCCAGATTATCACGGGCAAAAGATCGGCAAACGCTTAGTGCTGCGCGCGGTAGAAGAAACGATCACGCTTGGTTGGCCACGTGTGGATCTGTATACATGGCCAGGCAATGTCAAAGCGGTTCCTGCATACAAAAAAGCAGGCTTTTTCTGGGAGCGCCGTGACGATGTTACCCATCTGATCAACCTGATTCCGTCTGTATTGCAAACGCCTGCGGTACAGTCGTATTTTGATCAGATTGACTGGTATAACGATAGTGTACGCGAGATTGCGACACAGCCGGATGGAGAAGGCGAGAACGGGTTCGATTATTTCGTCTATGAATGGCGCAAAGATGACCTGCATCTGCGAATGGAATATGAGCGTACGGGACGAGGGCTGCGCCTGATTGAAACCGACGATTATCTTATTTCCGCTACCATTCCGAAGCAGCATCGTTTGCCGTTTGGCATGAGCTATCCCATACAATACGAGATCGTCAACAAAACAGGTAAGCCGCTGCAAGTAGACATTAACGCCTCAGGCAATGAGCAGGTGGATTATGAGCTGCACCAGTCCGTAACGGTGCAGCAACGCGAAACGATACAAGGCAGCTTTGTATTGAAACCGATTGAGCAGGAACAGAATCCGTTTCAAACCCATCCTGTTGTCGAGGCGGAGCTACTCATTAACGGGCTTGCTGCGGTATTCAAGTTAGGCGTCGAACCGAAATTCCCCGTACGGCTCAAGCTACAGCCGCCGCATCGTACGCTGTATGTTGGCGATCAGGTGGAATTGGAGCTATCGGTCGAGAATGAATACGACACCGAAGAAACGTATCGTATCCGCTGGCCGCAGCATGCGCTGCTCTCGTTTGTTGAGCCAGAGCTGTTGATTACTGTACCCGCACAATCGCGCCGTTCGGTCATGGTTACAGCTCAAGTACTTCAATACGGCATCTGGCATGAGCGTATAACCATTGATAAGGCAAATGGCGATGCAATGATTCATGTGCTGGATCAATACGTCAGTCTCGTCTTGCCACATGTGCAGTCTGCTTTTGGCGGCGAAACAGAGAAAGAATGGGTCGCAGTCAACGGCTTGTGTCATGTGCACTTGAACAAGGAAAGCAACAGCCTCAACGTGTATTATGGCTCGGAGCAGGGCACGGTATTGTTTTATCCGAAGTTTGGTTTGCCGTATAACGATGCGTTTCAGAAGAATCGTCCAGTACGCGTAAGCTTCCGTCAGGAGGACCATATGATCATGGAAGTGGAATACGAGCTGGAGTCGCAACAGCTGCAATTCACTACCGTGATTACACTACAACGCAATGGCATTGTCACGCGGCATCATATCGTACGAAATCAGATGAATGAGCAACGGATAGAACCATTATTTTTAAAAGAAAAATTCGCAATTTCGCTGCATGATAGTGTTATTCCTTATCGCGGCGAGTTTATTCACACATCCAGTGGGCCAGATGCGTCCTCTAGCGATTATTGGCTAGTAGAGGATTGGAGCGAGAACTGGGTGTTTACACAGAAGGATCATTCCGCATGGGGAACCAGTTGGCCGCAACATCTGCCATTGCAGCGCGATCTCTGGCATTATGCGTTGGAGCATCCGCTTGGTGTACTACAGTCAGGCGAAGTGGTAACTACATCCGCGATTACGCTGGCGGGCGGAACATGGAGCCGCTGGCAGGATTTCCGTTCCTTTGCAATTGCTGAGGGTACGAAGGAGTCATTATCGACCTTACCGCCACTGGAACTTGTATTCAACAACGGCAATCCGTTTGTACATGGTGTAGCCGCTCCGATCCAATTAATCGAACACAAAAATGCCGTACTGGATGGCAAAATGCTCGTGGAATCGCAACAAGCACAGAATCATTCGCATACGTCTAACGATGGTAATATGTCAATCCAGCCGCAGCAATTCCACATGCCGCTGGAAGAGCAGTTGCGCCAATACAATGGATCGTGGTCGTTGGAATCCCAACGTTCTGGTGAAGTGGATGTACTGAATATCCATCTCGATATGGATAGCTATGAGCTGAAGCAGCAACGCTTGCTAATTCCGGTTGCGGATCATTCAGTGAACATGCAGATTATCACGGATGAGCATGGTGAGGTTCATAGTGTGAACAATGGCATATTGGAGTTCAAAGCAAGCGAAGCTTTTGCACCGACGATCTTTTCCTTACAATATAAAGGGCAGGAATGGCTAGATTCTTCTTACCCACAGCCCGGTCCCAAATCATGGTGGAACCCGTGGCTGGGCGGATTGTCACTTCAAATTGGTGAAATGTCGCAAGCTAGCATGCTGGAAGAAACACATACATGCTCATTTACAGAAATGCTAGATACAAATGGGAATCGCTGGTCAGGAATTGCCATTGATACAGCTATTCGCAAAAACGCCAAATTCAAAGGCTTGTCTTTGCGCCAATACTATCTCACGTTGCCGGGGGTACCGCTCGTCGCTTCGGTTGTGCGTGTGGATCAGCAAACGGGTACAAGCTTGACTCCACTAAATGTGCGCTACTGGAACTATTACAAGCCGGGAGAAGATATGGCTTCCGGTAAACTGCATGTTCGCAATACAGTGGGTGAAGAATTGGTCTACAAAGCGGGTAAAGTAGAGTATGATGTTCGTGTTCTGAGCGGAACGGCACGCTTGAGTTCCAGTGAACGAAATCATCATTTGTATGCAATCTCTGTGCCGCAGGATGAAGAATGCTGGGGATTTGTCGATGCTGGCAACATGTTGACGGCTGCGGATAATCTGCTATATCTTCATCATGGACAGACCGTGCTGACCCGTCCACAGTTCCATCTATTCACATCGATTGAGCTTGCCGATGAGGCATTGAACGATCTGCGGCGCATTCGTTTTGTATCAGAGGAGCCTACTTCATAA
- a CDS encoding glycoside hydrolase family 1 protein gives MNHDNVHVFPEHFMWGGATAANQYEGAWNVDGKKASTADMMTGGSHTVPRRITREIQEGVHYPSHEAVDFYHHYEEDIRLFAEMGFRCYRMSIAWSRIFPNGDEMEPNEAGLQFYDRVFAELKKYNIEPIVTISHYEAPFGLTEKFNAWASREMIDCYVRYCEAIFNRYRDVVTYWITFNEINSLIVPAGAYLAGALLVDDSGVFNSTAVDSTQMRFQALHHQFVASAKAVKLAHEINPDFKLGCMINYSHGYGSTCKPEDMLQALRMDQVNNMLSSDVQVRGEYPDFAKRYFAEKGIEIQMTEDDEATLKQGCVDFYSFSYYKSHVVGTRPEGDETQGNVFGGYKNPYLKATDWGWQIDSVGLRYVLNHVYDRYRIPIMIVENGLGAVDVIEPDGTINDTYRIEFLRAHIEQMREAVRDGVNLIAYTSWGCIDIVSASTGEMSKRYGFIHVDKDNEGKGTLKRSKKNSFYWYQKVIKSNGADLG, from the coding sequence ATGAATCACGACAATGTACATGTATTCCCAGAACACTTTATGTGGGGTGGCGCGACGGCTGCCAATCAATATGAAGGTGCATGGAATGTAGATGGTAAGAAAGCAAGTACTGCCGATATGATGACAGGTGGAAGTCATACCGTTCCGAGACGTATCACACGCGAGATTCAAGAGGGTGTACATTATCCTTCTCACGAAGCAGTAGACTTCTATCATCATTATGAAGAAGATATTCGTTTGTTCGCTGAAATGGGTTTCCGTTGTTACCGAATGTCAATCGCTTGGTCAAGAATCTTCCCGAATGGCGATGAGATGGAGCCGAATGAAGCGGGGCTTCAATTTTATGATCGAGTATTCGCTGAATTGAAAAAGTACAATATCGAACCCATTGTCACCATCTCGCATTATGAAGCGCCCTTTGGCTTAACGGAGAAGTTCAACGCATGGGCTTCCCGAGAGATGATCGACTGCTATGTTCGTTATTGCGAAGCGATCTTTAACCGATATCGGGATGTCGTTACGTACTGGATTACGTTTAACGAGATCAATAGTCTGATCGTACCTGCTGGTGCATATTTGGCTGGAGCACTGCTGGTGGATGATAGCGGAGTATTCAACAGTACTGCTGTGGATAGCACTCAGATGAGATTCCAAGCGCTGCATCATCAGTTTGTAGCTAGTGCCAAAGCGGTCAAGCTCGCACACGAGATCAATCCTGACTTCAAGCTTGGCTGTATGATTAACTATAGCCATGGCTATGGCAGTACATGTAAGCCAGAAGATATGTTACAAGCACTGCGTATGGATCAGGTGAACAATATGCTGAGTAGTGATGTACAGGTACGAGGGGAGTATCCTGACTTTGCGAAGAGATATTTTGCAGAGAAGGGGATTGAGATTCAGATGACGGAAGATGACGAAGCTACGCTCAAGCAAGGCTGTGTTGATTTCTATAGCTTCAGCTATTACAAGTCCCACGTCGTAGGTACTCGCCCTGAGGGAGATGAGACACAAGGGAATGTATTTGGTGGCTATAAGAATCCATATTTGAAAGCAACGGATTGGGGCTGGCAGATTGATTCGGTTGGGCTGCGGTATGTGCTCAATCATGTGTATGATCGTTACCGGATTCCCATCATGATCGTCGAAAATGGTCTGGGTGCTGTCGATGTCATTGAACCGGATGGCACGATCAATGATACGTATCGGATCGAATTCCTGCGTGCACATATTGAACAGATGAGAGAAGCGGTACGTGATGGTGTAAACCTGATTGCGTATACGTCATGGGGCTGTATTGATATTGTGAGTGCTTCGACGGGAGAGATGAGCAAGCGCTATGGCTTCATCCACGTAGATAAGGACAATGAAGGTAAGGGAACACTAAAGAGAAGTAAGAAGAATAGCTTCTATTGGTATCAAAAGGTGATTAAGTCTAATGGCGCCGATCTAGGCTAA
- a CDS encoding aldo/keto reductase gives MEYSKLGNTGLDISRICLGCMGFGDASRWVHPWVKDEETSRSIIKKALELGINFFDTANVYSMGSSEEYLGRALKDYANRDEIVIATKVFSRMKEGPNGAGLSRKAILSEIDQSLLRLGTDYVDLYQIHRWDYTTPIEETMEALHDLVKAGKVRYIGASAMYAWQFQKALHVAEKNNWTRFVSMQNHLNLLYREEEREMLPLCRDAGIGVIPYSPLASGRLTRDPEAQTFRSESDQIQKSKYDATLDTDRVIIQRVAELASKYEVTRANIATAWLLQKTPVNAPIIGATKITHLEDAVAALDVKLTDEDVAFLEEPYVPHPVVGAN, from the coding sequence ATGGAATATAGCAAACTTGGCAACACAGGTCTCGACATTTCCCGTATTTGCCTCGGCTGCATGGGCTTTGGCGATGCTAGCCGCTGGGTACACCCGTGGGTAAAAGACGAGGAAACCAGTCGCTCTATCATTAAAAAAGCATTGGAGCTAGGTATTAATTTCTTCGATACTGCCAATGTCTATTCGATGGGCAGCAGCGAAGAATATCTTGGTCGTGCGCTCAAAGACTATGCGAACCGCGACGAAATCGTCATCGCCACCAAAGTATTTAGTCGAATGAAGGAAGGTCCGAATGGTGCAGGTCTGTCCCGTAAAGCAATATTAAGCGAAATCGATCAAAGTCTTCTACGTCTAGGTACCGATTATGTCGATCTATACCAGATTCATCGCTGGGATTATACCACACCGATTGAAGAAACGATGGAAGCCCTACACGATCTGGTCAAAGCAGGCAAAGTGCGCTATATTGGGGCATCTGCCATGTATGCATGGCAATTCCAAAAAGCACTGCATGTTGCTGAAAAAAACAACTGGACGCGATTCGTCTCCATGCAAAATCACCTCAATCTGCTATACCGCGAAGAGGAACGCGAGATGCTGCCATTGTGTCGTGATGCAGGGATTGGCGTTATTCCGTACAGCCCGCTCGCGTCTGGGCGTCTCACCCGCGATCCAGAAGCACAAACCTTCCGCTCGGAAAGCGATCAGATACAAAAATCCAAATACGACGCGACGCTCGACACTGACCGTGTCATTATCCAACGTGTCGCCGAACTGGCATCCAAATATGAGGTGACTCGTGCGAATATCGCTACTGCATGGCTGCTGCAAAAAACACCTGTCAACGCACCGATCATCGGAGCAACCAAAATTACGCATCTGGAGGATGCAGTGGCGGCGCTGGATGTGAAACTAACGGACGAGGATGTGGCCTTTTTGGAAGAACCGTATGTGCCGCATCCTGTAGTGGGTGCGAACTAA